A genomic stretch from Marinobacter fonticola includes:
- a CDS encoding response regulator transcription factor, producing MIEDDDELRSLLTRYLNGQGFVVREAATGSDGLALAQDELADLVVLDIMLPDINGLDVLRQLRYRTRLPVILLTARGEETDRIVGFEVGADDYIPKPCNPRELVARIQAALRRVAWDQKTDGPRTQAIGDLRIEPDARRVYQDDQPVELTATEYEILQVLISRAGSVVRKTDLMQWALGRRLTPHDRTLDMHVSNLRRKLDKGDASRIETIRGLGYSYRRPA from the coding sequence CTGATTGAAGACGATGACGAGCTGCGCAGCCTGCTTACCCGCTACCTCAATGGCCAGGGCTTTGTCGTGCGCGAAGCCGCCACGGGAAGCGATGGTCTCGCCCTGGCCCAGGATGAGCTGGCTGACCTCGTCGTGCTCGATATCATGCTGCCGGATATCAACGGGCTGGATGTATTGCGCCAGCTTCGTTATCGCACGCGCCTGCCGGTGATCTTGCTGACCGCTCGCGGCGAGGAGACGGACCGGATCGTCGGGTTCGAGGTCGGTGCAGACGACTATATTCCCAAACCCTGTAATCCGCGCGAGCTGGTAGCGAGGATCCAAGCCGCATTACGCCGGGTCGCTTGGGACCAAAAAACCGATGGCCCCCGCACGCAAGCGATTGGCGATCTTCGGATCGAACCCGACGCACGCCGGGTCTATCAGGACGACCAGCCTGTGGAGCTGACCGCCACGGAATATGAGATCCTGCAGGTGCTGATCAGTCGTGCCGGTTCAGTGGTTCGTAAGACTGATTTGATGCAATGGGCGCTTGGACGGCGTCTCACGCCCCACGACCGTACCCTGGATATGCATGTGAGCAATTTGCGGCGCAAGCTCGACAAGGGCGACGCGTCGCGTATCGAAACCATTCGCGGGCTG